Proteins found in one Vulpes vulpes isolate BD-2025 chromosome 13, VulVul3, whole genome shotgun sequence genomic segment:
- the DSC2 gene encoding desmocollin-2 isoform X1, with the protein MAPARATRSASGALRAQLLLTLAILTFTCDACKKVILHVPSKLDAEKFVGRVNLKECFQSANLIHSSDPDFQILEDGSVYTTNAVLSSEERSFSILLSNTENQEEKKILVLLQHQTKVLKKRHSKEKVLRRAKRRWAPIPCSMQENSLGPFPLFLQQIQSDTAQNYTIFYSIRGPGVDREPKNLFYVERDTGNLFCTRPVDREEYESFELIAFATTPDGYTPELPLPLVIRIEDENDNYPIFTEKTYVFTISENCRVGSTVGQVCATDKDEPDTMHTRLKYSIIEQLPAYPTLFSMHPTTGVITTSSSQLDRELIDKYQLKIKVQDMDGQYFGLQTTSICIINIDDVNDNLPTFTRTSYVASVEENTVDVEILRVTVEDKDLMNTANWRANYTILKGNENENFKIVTDPKTNEGILCVVKPLNYEERQQVDLQIVVVNEAPYSKEASLRSTMSTATVTVNVKNQDEGPECSPRVQTIEIKENVPVGTENKGYKAYDPETRSSSGIRYRRLSDPKDWVRINENTGIVTISKNLDREAEMIRGGIYNITILASDKDGRTCTGTLGIILEDVNDNGPSIPKHTVVICKTVLSPSADIVAIDPDEPINGPPFDFRLENIPDSDIERTWRLTKINDTAARLFYEKDLPFGTYRISVRVADRHGRSLITPLNVLLCDCVTENDCTLRTDARTGGGDVRLGKWAILAILLGIALLFCILFTLVCGGTGAAKQPKVFPDDLAQQNLIVSNTEAPGDDKICSTDGFTTHTVGSSAQGVCGTMGSGVKNGGQESIEMVKGGHQTLESCRGTGHHHTLDSCRGGHVEVDTCRYTYSEWHNFTQPRLGEKVQLCNQDDKHKHAQDYVLTYNYEGKGSVAGSIGCCSERQEEDGLEFLDHLEPKFRTLAEACIKR; encoded by the exons ATCTTAACATTTACCTGTGATGCCTGCAAAAAAGTCATACTACATGTCCCCTCCAAACTAGATGCTGAGAAATTTGTCGGTAGAG TTAACCTGAAGGAGTGCTTTCAGTCTGCAAATCTGATTCATTCGAGTGATCCTGATTTCCAAATTTTAGAAGATGGTTCAGTCTATACAACAAATGCTGTTTTGTCTTCAGAGGAGAGAAGTTTTAGCATATTACTTTCCAACACTGAGaaccaagaagaaaagaaaatacttgttcTTTTACAGCATCAAACTAAG GTACTAAAGAAAAGACATTCTAAAGAAAAAGTTCTAAGACGTGCCAAGAGAAGATGGGCTCCTATTCCTTGTTCAATGCAAGAGAATTCTTTGGGTCCTTTCCCACTTTTTCTTCAACAG ATTCAATCTGACACCGCACAAAACTACACTATATTCTATTCCATAAGAGGACCTGGGGTGGACCGAGAacctaagaatttattttatgtagaGAGAGATACTGGAAATCTGTTTTGTACTCGTCCTGTAGATCGTGAGGAATATGAATCCTTTGAG CTAATTGCCTTTGCCACAACTCCAGACGGATACACTCCAGAACTTCCACTGCCACTGGTAATCAGAATTGAGGATGAAAATGACAACTACccaatttttacagaaaaaactTATGTTTTTACAATTTCTGAAAATTGCAGAGTTG GTTCTACGGTGGGACAGGTGTGTGCAACTGACAAAGATGAACCTGACACGATGCACACACGTCTCAAATACTCCATCATCGAGCAGTTGCCAGCGTATCCCACACTATTTTCCATGCATCCAACTACAGGCGTGATCACCACGTCCTCATCTCAGCTAGACAGAGAG ctAATTGATAAATACcagttgaaaataaaagtacaagaTATGGATGGTCAATATTTCGGTTTGCAGACAACTTCAATTTGCATCATTAATATTGATGATGTAAATGACAACTTGCCAACATTTACCCGTACTTCT tatgTGGCATCAGTGGAAGAAAATACTGTTGATGTCGAAATCCTCCGTGTTACTGTTGAGGATAAGGATTTAATGAATACTGCGAATTGGAGAGCTAATTATACCATTTTAAAGGgtaatgaaaatgagaattttaaaatagtaacagACCCGAAAACCAATGAAGGAATTCTGTGTGTGGTTAAG ccCCTGAATTATGAAGAAAGACAACAGGTGGACCTACAGATTGTTGTAGTTAATGAAGCTCCATACTCGAAAGAGGCTAGCTTACGATCTACCATGAGCACAGCAACAGTTACTGTTAATGTAAAAAATCAAGATGAGGGCCCTGAGTGTAGCCCTCGAGTACAAACcattgaaattaaagaaaatgtgccAGTGGGGACAGAGAATAAAGGATACAAAGCGTATGACCCCGAAACAAGAAGTAGCAGTGGCATAAG GTACAGGAGATTAAGTGATCCAAAAGACTGGGtcagaataaatgaaaacacaggaaTTGTTACAATTTCCAAAAACCTGGATCGAGAGGCAGAGATGATCAGAGGtggtatatataatattacaatTCTTGCATCAGACAAAG ATGGGAGAACATGCACTGGGACACTGGGAATTATACTTGAAGATGTGAACGATAATGGCCCATCAATACCAAAACACACAGTGGTAATCTGCAAAACCGTCTTGTCACCATCTGCGGACATTGTTGCTATAGACCCTGATGAGCCTATCAATGGCCCACCCTTTGACTTCAGATTGGAGAATATTCCTGATTCAGACATAGAAAGAACATGGAGATTAACAAAAATTAACG atacaGCAGCTCGTCTTTTCTATGAGAAGGACCTTCCATTTGGAACATATCGAATATCTGTCAGAGTTGCAGATAGACATGGCCGGTCACTCATCACTCCGTTAAACGTACTTTTATGTGACTGTGTTACTGAAAATGACTGTACGCTTCGCACAGATGCGAGGACCGGTGGCGGAGATGTGAGACTTGGAAAGTGGGCCATCCTTGCAATATTGTTGGGCATAGCATTGCTCTTTT GTATCCTATTTACCTTAGTCTGTGGCGGTACTGGAGCAGCTAAACAGCCCAAAGTATTTCCTGATGATTTAGCCCAGCAGAACCTCATTGTGTCAAATACAGAAGCTCCAGGAGATGACAAAATA tGTTCCACGGATGGCTTCACAACCCATACTGTGGGCAGTTCGGCTCAGGGAGTGTGTGGCACCATGGGATCAGGAGTGAAAAATGGAGGGCAGGAGAGCATTGAAATGGTCAAAGGTGGACAtcagaccctggaatcatgccggGGGACTGGGCATCATCACACCCTGGATTCCTGTAGGGGAGGACATGTGGAGGTGGACACCTGCAGATACACCTACTCCGAATGGCATAATTTCACTCAGCCCCGCCTTGGTGAA AAGGTGCAACTGTGTAATCAAGATGACAAGCATAAGCATGCTCAAGACTATGTCCTTACATATAACTATGAAGGAAAAGGATCCGTGGCTGGTTCTATAGGTTGTTGCAGTGAACGACAAGAAGAAGATGGGCTTGAATTTTTGGATCATTTGGAACCCAAATTTAGGACACTAGCAGAAGCATGCATCAAGAGATGA
- the DSC2 gene encoding desmocollin-2 isoform X5, with protein MQENSLGPFPLFLQQIQSDTAQNYTIFYSIRGPGVDREPKNLFYVERDTGNLFCTRPVDREEYESFELIAFATTPDGYTPELPLPLVIRIEDENDNYPIFTEKTYVFTISENCRVGSTVGQVCATDKDEPDTMHTRLKYSIIEQLPAYPTLFSMHPTTGVITTSSSQLDRELIDKYQLKIKVQDMDGQYFGLQTTSICIINIDDVNDNLPTFTRTSYVASVEENTVDVEILRVTVEDKDLMNTANWRANYTILKGNENENFKIVTDPKTNEGILCVVKPLNYEERQQVDLQIVVVNEAPYSKEASLRSTMSTATVTVNVKNQDEGPECSPRVQTIEIKENVPVGTENKGYKAYDPETRSSSGIRYRRLSDPKDWVRINENTGIVTISKNLDREAEMIRGGIYNITILASDKDGRTCTGTLGIILEDVNDNGPSIPKHTVVICKTVLSPSADIVAIDPDEPINGPPFDFRLENIPDSDIERTWRLTKINDTAARLFYEKDLPFGTYRISVRVADRHGRSLITPLNVLLCDCVTENDCTLRTDARTGGGDVRLGKWAILAILLGIALLFCILFTLVCGGTGAAKQPKVFPDDLAQQNLIVSNTEAPGDDKICSTDGFTTHTVGSSAQGVCGTMGSGVKNGGQESIEMVKGGHQTLESCRGTGHHHTLDSCRGGHVEVDTCRYTYSEWHNFTQPRLGEKVQLCNQDDKHKHAQDYVLTYNYEGKGSVAGSIGCCSERQEEDGLEFLDHLEPKFRTLAEACIKR; from the exons ATGCAAGAGAATTCTTTGGGTCCTTTCCCACTTTTTCTTCAACAG ATTCAATCTGACACCGCACAAAACTACACTATATTCTATTCCATAAGAGGACCTGGGGTGGACCGAGAacctaagaatttattttatgtagaGAGAGATACTGGAAATCTGTTTTGTACTCGTCCTGTAGATCGTGAGGAATATGAATCCTTTGAG CTAATTGCCTTTGCCACAACTCCAGACGGATACACTCCAGAACTTCCACTGCCACTGGTAATCAGAATTGAGGATGAAAATGACAACTACccaatttttacagaaaaaactTATGTTTTTACAATTTCTGAAAATTGCAGAGTTG GTTCTACGGTGGGACAGGTGTGTGCAACTGACAAAGATGAACCTGACACGATGCACACACGTCTCAAATACTCCATCATCGAGCAGTTGCCAGCGTATCCCACACTATTTTCCATGCATCCAACTACAGGCGTGATCACCACGTCCTCATCTCAGCTAGACAGAGAG ctAATTGATAAATACcagttgaaaataaaagtacaagaTATGGATGGTCAATATTTCGGTTTGCAGACAACTTCAATTTGCATCATTAATATTGATGATGTAAATGACAACTTGCCAACATTTACCCGTACTTCT tatgTGGCATCAGTGGAAGAAAATACTGTTGATGTCGAAATCCTCCGTGTTACTGTTGAGGATAAGGATTTAATGAATACTGCGAATTGGAGAGCTAATTATACCATTTTAAAGGgtaatgaaaatgagaattttaaaatagtaacagACCCGAAAACCAATGAAGGAATTCTGTGTGTGGTTAAG ccCCTGAATTATGAAGAAAGACAACAGGTGGACCTACAGATTGTTGTAGTTAATGAAGCTCCATACTCGAAAGAGGCTAGCTTACGATCTACCATGAGCACAGCAACAGTTACTGTTAATGTAAAAAATCAAGATGAGGGCCCTGAGTGTAGCCCTCGAGTACAAACcattgaaattaaagaaaatgtgccAGTGGGGACAGAGAATAAAGGATACAAAGCGTATGACCCCGAAACAAGAAGTAGCAGTGGCATAAG GTACAGGAGATTAAGTGATCCAAAAGACTGGGtcagaataaatgaaaacacaggaaTTGTTACAATTTCCAAAAACCTGGATCGAGAGGCAGAGATGATCAGAGGtggtatatataatattacaatTCTTGCATCAGACAAAG ATGGGAGAACATGCACTGGGACACTGGGAATTATACTTGAAGATGTGAACGATAATGGCCCATCAATACCAAAACACACAGTGGTAATCTGCAAAACCGTCTTGTCACCATCTGCGGACATTGTTGCTATAGACCCTGATGAGCCTATCAATGGCCCACCCTTTGACTTCAGATTGGAGAATATTCCTGATTCAGACATAGAAAGAACATGGAGATTAACAAAAATTAACG atacaGCAGCTCGTCTTTTCTATGAGAAGGACCTTCCATTTGGAACATATCGAATATCTGTCAGAGTTGCAGATAGACATGGCCGGTCACTCATCACTCCGTTAAACGTACTTTTATGTGACTGTGTTACTGAAAATGACTGTACGCTTCGCACAGATGCGAGGACCGGTGGCGGAGATGTGAGACTTGGAAAGTGGGCCATCCTTGCAATATTGTTGGGCATAGCATTGCTCTTTT GTATCCTATTTACCTTAGTCTGTGGCGGTACTGGAGCAGCTAAACAGCCCAAAGTATTTCCTGATGATTTAGCCCAGCAGAACCTCATTGTGTCAAATACAGAAGCTCCAGGAGATGACAAAATA tGTTCCACGGATGGCTTCACAACCCATACTGTGGGCAGTTCGGCTCAGGGAGTGTGTGGCACCATGGGATCAGGAGTGAAAAATGGAGGGCAGGAGAGCATTGAAATGGTCAAAGGTGGACAtcagaccctggaatcatgccggGGGACTGGGCATCATCACACCCTGGATTCCTGTAGGGGAGGACATGTGGAGGTGGACACCTGCAGATACACCTACTCCGAATGGCATAATTTCACTCAGCCCCGCCTTGGTGAA AAGGTGCAACTGTGTAATCAAGATGACAAGCATAAGCATGCTCAAGACTATGTCCTTACATATAACTATGAAGGAAAAGGATCCGTGGCTGGTTCTATAGGTTGTTGCAGTGAACGACAAGAAGAAGATGGGCTTGAATTTTTGGATCATTTGGAACCCAAATTTAGGACACTAGCAGAAGCATGCATCAAGAGATGA
- the DSC2 gene encoding desmocollin-2 isoform X2 has product MAPARATRSASGALRAQLLLTLAILTFTCDACKKVILHVPSKLDAEKFVGRVNLKECFQSANLIHSSDPDFQILEDGSVYTTNAVLSSEERSFSILLSNTENQEEKKILVLLQHQTKKRHSKEKVLRRAKRRWAPIPCSMQENSLGPFPLFLQQIQSDTAQNYTIFYSIRGPGVDREPKNLFYVERDTGNLFCTRPVDREEYESFELIAFATTPDGYTPELPLPLVIRIEDENDNYPIFTEKTYVFTISENCRVGSTVGQVCATDKDEPDTMHTRLKYSIIEQLPAYPTLFSMHPTTGVITTSSSQLDRELIDKYQLKIKVQDMDGQYFGLQTTSICIINIDDVNDNLPTFTRTSYVASVEENTVDVEILRVTVEDKDLMNTANWRANYTILKGNENENFKIVTDPKTNEGILCVVKPLNYEERQQVDLQIVVVNEAPYSKEASLRSTMSTATVTVNVKNQDEGPECSPRVQTIEIKENVPVGTENKGYKAYDPETRSSSGIRYRRLSDPKDWVRINENTGIVTISKNLDREAEMIRGGIYNITILASDKDGRTCTGTLGIILEDVNDNGPSIPKHTVVICKTVLSPSADIVAIDPDEPINGPPFDFRLENIPDSDIERTWRLTKINDTAARLFYEKDLPFGTYRISVRVADRHGRSLITPLNVLLCDCVTENDCTLRTDARTGGGDVRLGKWAILAILLGIALLFCILFTLVCGGTGAAKQPKVFPDDLAQQNLIVSNTEAPGDDKICSTDGFTTHTVGSSAQGVCGTMGSGVKNGGQESIEMVKGGHQTLESCRGTGHHHTLDSCRGGHVEVDTCRYTYSEWHNFTQPRLGEKVQLCNQDDKHKHAQDYVLTYNYEGKGSVAGSIGCCSERQEEDGLEFLDHLEPKFRTLAEACIKR; this is encoded by the exons ATCTTAACATTTACCTGTGATGCCTGCAAAAAAGTCATACTACATGTCCCCTCCAAACTAGATGCTGAGAAATTTGTCGGTAGAG TTAACCTGAAGGAGTGCTTTCAGTCTGCAAATCTGATTCATTCGAGTGATCCTGATTTCCAAATTTTAGAAGATGGTTCAGTCTATACAACAAATGCTGTTTTGTCTTCAGAGGAGAGAAGTTTTAGCATATTACTTTCCAACACTGAGaaccaagaagaaaagaaaatacttgttcTTTTACAGCATCAAACTAAG AAAAGACATTCTAAAGAAAAAGTTCTAAGACGTGCCAAGAGAAGATGGGCTCCTATTCCTTGTTCAATGCAAGAGAATTCTTTGGGTCCTTTCCCACTTTTTCTTCAACAG ATTCAATCTGACACCGCACAAAACTACACTATATTCTATTCCATAAGAGGACCTGGGGTGGACCGAGAacctaagaatttattttatgtagaGAGAGATACTGGAAATCTGTTTTGTACTCGTCCTGTAGATCGTGAGGAATATGAATCCTTTGAG CTAATTGCCTTTGCCACAACTCCAGACGGATACACTCCAGAACTTCCACTGCCACTGGTAATCAGAATTGAGGATGAAAATGACAACTACccaatttttacagaaaaaactTATGTTTTTACAATTTCTGAAAATTGCAGAGTTG GTTCTACGGTGGGACAGGTGTGTGCAACTGACAAAGATGAACCTGACACGATGCACACACGTCTCAAATACTCCATCATCGAGCAGTTGCCAGCGTATCCCACACTATTTTCCATGCATCCAACTACAGGCGTGATCACCACGTCCTCATCTCAGCTAGACAGAGAG ctAATTGATAAATACcagttgaaaataaaagtacaagaTATGGATGGTCAATATTTCGGTTTGCAGACAACTTCAATTTGCATCATTAATATTGATGATGTAAATGACAACTTGCCAACATTTACCCGTACTTCT tatgTGGCATCAGTGGAAGAAAATACTGTTGATGTCGAAATCCTCCGTGTTACTGTTGAGGATAAGGATTTAATGAATACTGCGAATTGGAGAGCTAATTATACCATTTTAAAGGgtaatgaaaatgagaattttaaaatagtaacagACCCGAAAACCAATGAAGGAATTCTGTGTGTGGTTAAG ccCCTGAATTATGAAGAAAGACAACAGGTGGACCTACAGATTGTTGTAGTTAATGAAGCTCCATACTCGAAAGAGGCTAGCTTACGATCTACCATGAGCACAGCAACAGTTACTGTTAATGTAAAAAATCAAGATGAGGGCCCTGAGTGTAGCCCTCGAGTACAAACcattgaaattaaagaaaatgtgccAGTGGGGACAGAGAATAAAGGATACAAAGCGTATGACCCCGAAACAAGAAGTAGCAGTGGCATAAG GTACAGGAGATTAAGTGATCCAAAAGACTGGGtcagaataaatgaaaacacaggaaTTGTTACAATTTCCAAAAACCTGGATCGAGAGGCAGAGATGATCAGAGGtggtatatataatattacaatTCTTGCATCAGACAAAG ATGGGAGAACATGCACTGGGACACTGGGAATTATACTTGAAGATGTGAACGATAATGGCCCATCAATACCAAAACACACAGTGGTAATCTGCAAAACCGTCTTGTCACCATCTGCGGACATTGTTGCTATAGACCCTGATGAGCCTATCAATGGCCCACCCTTTGACTTCAGATTGGAGAATATTCCTGATTCAGACATAGAAAGAACATGGAGATTAACAAAAATTAACG atacaGCAGCTCGTCTTTTCTATGAGAAGGACCTTCCATTTGGAACATATCGAATATCTGTCAGAGTTGCAGATAGACATGGCCGGTCACTCATCACTCCGTTAAACGTACTTTTATGTGACTGTGTTACTGAAAATGACTGTACGCTTCGCACAGATGCGAGGACCGGTGGCGGAGATGTGAGACTTGGAAAGTGGGCCATCCTTGCAATATTGTTGGGCATAGCATTGCTCTTTT GTATCCTATTTACCTTAGTCTGTGGCGGTACTGGAGCAGCTAAACAGCCCAAAGTATTTCCTGATGATTTAGCCCAGCAGAACCTCATTGTGTCAAATACAGAAGCTCCAGGAGATGACAAAATA tGTTCCACGGATGGCTTCACAACCCATACTGTGGGCAGTTCGGCTCAGGGAGTGTGTGGCACCATGGGATCAGGAGTGAAAAATGGAGGGCAGGAGAGCATTGAAATGGTCAAAGGTGGACAtcagaccctggaatcatgccggGGGACTGGGCATCATCACACCCTGGATTCCTGTAGGGGAGGACATGTGGAGGTGGACACCTGCAGATACACCTACTCCGAATGGCATAATTTCACTCAGCCCCGCCTTGGTGAA AAGGTGCAACTGTGTAATCAAGATGACAAGCATAAGCATGCTCAAGACTATGTCCTTACATATAACTATGAAGGAAAAGGATCCGTGGCTGGTTCTATAGGTTGTTGCAGTGAACGACAAGAAGAAGATGGGCTTGAATTTTTGGATCATTTGGAACCCAAATTTAGGACACTAGCAGAAGCATGCATCAAGAGATGA
- the DSC2 gene encoding desmocollin-2 isoform X4: MAPARATRSASGALRAQLLLTLAILTFTCDACKKVILHVPSKLDAEKFVGRVNLKECFQSANLIHSSDPDFQILEDGSVYTTNAVLSSEERSFSILLSNTENQEEKKILVLLQHQTKKRHSKEKVLRRAKRRWAPIPCSMQENSLGPFPLFLQQIQSDTAQNYTIFYSIRGPGVDREPKNLFYVERDTGNLFCTRPVDREEYESFELIAFATTPDGYTPELPLPLVIRIEDENDNYPIFTEKTYVFTISENCRVGSTVGQVCATDKDEPDTMHTRLKYSIIEQLPAYPTLFSMHPTTGVITTSSSQLDRELIDKYQLKIKVQDMDGQYFGLQTTSICIINIDDVNDNLPTFTRTSYVASVEENTVDVEILRVTVEDKDLMNTANWRANYTILKGNENENFKIVTDPKTNEGILCVVKPLNYEERQQVDLQIVVVNEAPYSKEASLRSTMSTATVTVNVKNQDEGPECSPRVQTIEIKENVPVGTENKGYKAYDPETRSSSGIRYRRLSDPKDWVRINENTGIVTISKNLDREAEMIRGGIYNITILASDKDGRTCTGTLGIILEDVNDNGPSIPKHTVVICKTVLSPSADIVAIDPDEPINGPPFDFRLENIPDSDIERTWRLTKINDTAARLFYEKDLPFGTYRISVRVADRHGRSLITPLNVLLCDCVTENDCTLRTDARTGGGDVRLGKWAILAILLGIALLFCILFTLVCGGTGAAKQPKVFPDDLAQQNLIVSNTEAPGDDKICSTDGFTTHTVGSSAQGVCGTMGSGVKNGGQESIEMVKGGHQTLESCRGTGHHHTLDSCRGGHVEVDTCRYTYSEWHNFTQPRLGEESIRGHTLIKN, from the exons ATCTTAACATTTACCTGTGATGCCTGCAAAAAAGTCATACTACATGTCCCCTCCAAACTAGATGCTGAGAAATTTGTCGGTAGAG TTAACCTGAAGGAGTGCTTTCAGTCTGCAAATCTGATTCATTCGAGTGATCCTGATTTCCAAATTTTAGAAGATGGTTCAGTCTATACAACAAATGCTGTTTTGTCTTCAGAGGAGAGAAGTTTTAGCATATTACTTTCCAACACTGAGaaccaagaagaaaagaaaatacttgttcTTTTACAGCATCAAACTAAG AAAAGACATTCTAAAGAAAAAGTTCTAAGACGTGCCAAGAGAAGATGGGCTCCTATTCCTTGTTCAATGCAAGAGAATTCTTTGGGTCCTTTCCCACTTTTTCTTCAACAG ATTCAATCTGACACCGCACAAAACTACACTATATTCTATTCCATAAGAGGACCTGGGGTGGACCGAGAacctaagaatttattttatgtagaGAGAGATACTGGAAATCTGTTTTGTACTCGTCCTGTAGATCGTGAGGAATATGAATCCTTTGAG CTAATTGCCTTTGCCACAACTCCAGACGGATACACTCCAGAACTTCCACTGCCACTGGTAATCAGAATTGAGGATGAAAATGACAACTACccaatttttacagaaaaaactTATGTTTTTACAATTTCTGAAAATTGCAGAGTTG GTTCTACGGTGGGACAGGTGTGTGCAACTGACAAAGATGAACCTGACACGATGCACACACGTCTCAAATACTCCATCATCGAGCAGTTGCCAGCGTATCCCACACTATTTTCCATGCATCCAACTACAGGCGTGATCACCACGTCCTCATCTCAGCTAGACAGAGAG ctAATTGATAAATACcagttgaaaataaaagtacaagaTATGGATGGTCAATATTTCGGTTTGCAGACAACTTCAATTTGCATCATTAATATTGATGATGTAAATGACAACTTGCCAACATTTACCCGTACTTCT tatgTGGCATCAGTGGAAGAAAATACTGTTGATGTCGAAATCCTCCGTGTTACTGTTGAGGATAAGGATTTAATGAATACTGCGAATTGGAGAGCTAATTATACCATTTTAAAGGgtaatgaaaatgagaattttaaaatagtaacagACCCGAAAACCAATGAAGGAATTCTGTGTGTGGTTAAG ccCCTGAATTATGAAGAAAGACAACAGGTGGACCTACAGATTGTTGTAGTTAATGAAGCTCCATACTCGAAAGAGGCTAGCTTACGATCTACCATGAGCACAGCAACAGTTACTGTTAATGTAAAAAATCAAGATGAGGGCCCTGAGTGTAGCCCTCGAGTACAAACcattgaaattaaagaaaatgtgccAGTGGGGACAGAGAATAAAGGATACAAAGCGTATGACCCCGAAACAAGAAGTAGCAGTGGCATAAG GTACAGGAGATTAAGTGATCCAAAAGACTGGGtcagaataaatgaaaacacaggaaTTGTTACAATTTCCAAAAACCTGGATCGAGAGGCAGAGATGATCAGAGGtggtatatataatattacaatTCTTGCATCAGACAAAG ATGGGAGAACATGCACTGGGACACTGGGAATTATACTTGAAGATGTGAACGATAATGGCCCATCAATACCAAAACACACAGTGGTAATCTGCAAAACCGTCTTGTCACCATCTGCGGACATTGTTGCTATAGACCCTGATGAGCCTATCAATGGCCCACCCTTTGACTTCAGATTGGAGAATATTCCTGATTCAGACATAGAAAGAACATGGAGATTAACAAAAATTAACG atacaGCAGCTCGTCTTTTCTATGAGAAGGACCTTCCATTTGGAACATATCGAATATCTGTCAGAGTTGCAGATAGACATGGCCGGTCACTCATCACTCCGTTAAACGTACTTTTATGTGACTGTGTTACTGAAAATGACTGTACGCTTCGCACAGATGCGAGGACCGGTGGCGGAGATGTGAGACTTGGAAAGTGGGCCATCCTTGCAATATTGTTGGGCATAGCATTGCTCTTTT GTATCCTATTTACCTTAGTCTGTGGCGGTACTGGAGCAGCTAAACAGCCCAAAGTATTTCCTGATGATTTAGCCCAGCAGAACCTCATTGTGTCAAATACAGAAGCTCCAGGAGATGACAAAATA tGTTCCACGGATGGCTTCACAACCCATACTGTGGGCAGTTCGGCTCAGGGAGTGTGTGGCACCATGGGATCAGGAGTGAAAAATGGAGGGCAGGAGAGCATTGAAATGGTCAAAGGTGGACAtcagaccctggaatcatgccggGGGACTGGGCATCATCACACCCTGGATTCCTGTAGGGGAGGACATGTGGAGGTGGACACCTGCAGATACACCTACTCCGAATGGCATAATTTCACTCAGCCCCGCCTTGGTGAA GAATCCATTAGAGGACACACtctgattaaaaattaa